A stretch of DNA from Poecilia reticulata strain Guanapo linkage group LG18, Guppy_female_1.0+MT, whole genome shotgun sequence:
GAAGAAGACTGATATAATATAGCAATatagcaactttcttgctatattgagCGAAGTTCTAGCCAAAAAAATTGTAATGGCCAAAATTGGATTCAGTAAGTTAGGCTTCTAAAAAGATTGGTAATcggtgattggccagaaaactgcaattggtgcacccctacCCTGTTGTCTATTTACCTCATGTTAAGCTTCTTATTGTATCCTCAGAtgtttataaacataaaaatgacaagatgTGGGTTGTAAACATGTGTTCATTTTGAGTTAGttgtatttatacatttaaatgaggtatataaaaacaacaagactTTTGAAAGAATAATACGGGTCCAAATGTAGACATGACtacttgaaaatatttcatttctttgaatTGTGGATTTGttcttaataatttaataatttgggTCCTTAAGTTGCAAAATTGCAGCTAACATTTTGTATTGAAAAAGCACTGAATCTATGGAcgctttatgttttattgagaactgtacatttgaaaatatcttgataatgttttaattgtgattattcgagttatttattcataattttatttaaattcaagtcAACTTtatcaaaaagtttaaaatttttcatTGAAAAGCCATTAGGTACATTGTTCACAGTTCTAATTTTTCTTGTAGACATGGACAtctgagaatattttttatggAATATGAATtttataagcaaaataaaaactggcaCCATGTTCTACGTTTTGCTTTGTACAAAAGGTCTGAACCCTCAGCTATTTAGAAACAATTTCTTGCTATAGGCGTGGACTTGTTGATGTTTTACAACTGAACTGCATTAAAGACATATACAATGGAAAAGATCAGAGGAGAATCCACTCTTCCTCAGTGCAGTTAGAGTTTCATACCAAGGTCTGCCctggagaaaaatattaattcaccCATTTGCCCAAGGTGAAGAGGTTTGTCACAGCAACATATCAGTAGTACTCCAACCAGTTTAACAGGTTAAAGACAATGTGACTCATATTTCAAGTACTGACTGTGTCTTCTATTTGCTCTCACAAGACTGACAAGTGTGCAAGGGAATTAAAATACTTCATCCAATTGTACATCAACAAtttattcacaaatgacatatacataataaatatgtttcagctaaagcttaaaaataaacctgaggGTTAAAAATGAAGTTGCCACTGTTGTACACTAACACTGCATTTTAAGATGCTCTTTCACCTGGATTGGAAAATGCAGCGATAACCACTCCCATTTCTCAAACACAGAGTCTGACAGCTTATTTCCTGGTGTTTCGCCTCGGATGCCAAAGTCACTGTGAAGCTGAAGAACCGACAAGTCCACTTTCTGCACTTCtgtgagtaaaaaaagaaagaagttaaactaagtttaacttattttttgtcatatacTTATTGCTGAAAAGGAGAGAAGGGAACTACTGAAGAGTTGAGAAGTGAAATGGCACAACGAGGAAATCTGATAGAACCAGATAAATACTCTTGTTCCATTTGTTTGGATCTACTGAAGGATCCGGTGACTATTCCCTGTGGACACAGTTACTGTATGAACTGTATCAAAGACTTCTGGGATGGAGAAGATCAGAGGAGAATCAACAGCTGCCCTCAGTGCAGGAAAAAGTTCTCATCAAGGCTTGTCTTGATGAAAAACTTCATGTTCGCAGAGTTGGTGGAAGATCTGAAGAAGACTGGACTCCAAGCTGCTCCAGCTGATCACtgctatgctggacctgaagatgtggcctgtgaCGTCTGCACTGGGAGGAAGATGAAAGCTGTCAAGTCTTGTTTGGTCTGTTTGGTTTCTTACTGTGGGAATCATCTCCAACCTCATTATGATGTCCCTGGATTGaagaaacacaagctggtgAATCCCTCCAAGAATCTCCAGGACAACATCTGCTCTCGTCAtgatgaggtgatgaagatcTTCTGTCGTACTGATCAGCAGTCTATCTGTTATCTCTGCACTATGGAGGAACATAAAGGCCATGAAACAgtcccagctgcagcagaaagggctgagaagcagaagaagctcCAGGTGAGTCGACAACAAATCCATCAGAGAATCCAGGACCAAAAGAAAGATGTGAAGCTGCTTCAACATGAGTTGGAGGCCATCAATGTCTCTGCTGATAAAGCAGTGGAGGACAGTGAGAAGATCTTCACTGAGCTGATCCGTCTCCTCCAGGAAAGAAGCTCTGAKRtgaagcagcagatcagatcccagcaggaaactgaagtgagtcGAGTCAAAGATGTTCAGRagaagctggagcaggagatcagtgagctgaagaggaaagacgctgagctggagcagctctcacacacagaggatcacaaccagtttctcctcaactaCCCCTCACTGCCAGCACTCAGTGAGTCGACACACTCATCCAGCGTCAAGATTTGTCCTCTGAGATTCTTTAGGAATGTGACAGCAAAtgtgtcagagctcagagacaaactacagAACGTCCTGAGAGACACATGGACAAACATTGAACTGATCATGCCTGTGGTGGATGTTTTACAACcaaaatcagaaccagaaccaaagaacaaagctgggttcttaaaatattcacaagaaatcactctggatccaaacacagcaaatagGAAGCTGGTGTTATCTcaaggaaacaaaaaagcaacactaATGGAACAGCAACAGTCTTATCctgatcatccagacagattcactgATTGTGATCAAGTTCTGAGCAAAGAGAGTCTGAATGAacgttgttactgggaggttcagtggagaggaggaggggttAATATCGCAGTTTCATACAAGAATATTAGCAGAGCAGGATGGTCAAAGGaatgtttatttggatttaatgaCAAGTCCTGGTTATTATGCTGTGACACAGaaagttacacattttataACAGTGGAGTTAAAACTCCAGTAtcaggtccagtttcctccagaatAGGAGTGTACCTGGACCACAGAGCAGGTATTCTGTGTTTCTACAGCGTCTCTAAAACCATGATTCtcctccacagagtccagaccagattcactcAGCCTCTGCATGCTGGAATTCAGCCATATTACGGATCCACTGCTGAATTCaggaaattaaaatagaaatcaCAATaccaaacatatttattttattgtctgaGGGGAATATGAAAATATTGGAAGAACCGTCATTTCCTATTCACCTAGATTTATTGATTATCAGGTTCTGAGCAGAGAACATCTCACTGTTACAGGGAGATGGAGTGGAGAGAAGAAGTTATTTATAcaagaacagcagcagagaggaaaagtCAGAGGAATGTATATTCTCAAATCTTAGCGCTATGTTGTCATGTAGAAAGTTTCAAAGTATGTAACAACTTTGTCAACACTTAAGTATATGGTCCACCAGTTATTCTGTCTCTACAGCTTCTCTGAAACAATGACTATCTTCCACAGAatccagaccagattcactcGAACGTTACTTATTGGGGTTAGACCTTACTTTTATGGAGACTCTGCTAAGTTCATTAAAACTACAGTCAACAATGATCTGAGGTtcaattgtttaaaatatttattttagtttcagtttctttatagAGTTCATTGTTGCCCTTGCTTCACTGCTCAGATATCAGAGCGATGTTTCACAAAGTGGGATTACGAAATCCAGGGTAAGAGATAAAGCCAGGTTTGACATAGCACTATCAGTTCATCCTGGATTTATCCGTTTCACAAAGACTAAGCTACATTCAGGACGTGCAACTACGTCAAACCAGGCTTAAGTAATTCAGGTGAACAGATTTCTTCAGCAGACCAATGAGATCAATCAGATTCATTGATGCTACACTAGATAAATTGCATATGTCACATCTCACACCAAATGAACAACTGCTTTTGATTGAGGATTATGAGGAACTGAAGCACAccataataaagaaaaaaactgctgctACTTTATCAAACAATAACGGATTGATTAAATGCATAATTAGcccaaaatatacatttccaaattattcttaaatataaaatatcatAATCATATCTGGATGTCAACATTATAACATGTGAGTCTAACAGTAGATTCAATAATGTTACTCTTTTTTGTTCTACATCTTATCAATATTTATACAgaacaaacataataaaagtgTCAAGATTAAATATAAGAACATTTGCGGTATCTGGGAACTATGTGGACAAAATATTGACTACAATGTGCAAATGGTTAACTAATATCTGACAAGGTATAAGACCTGAATACCCTTTAGTTACTTTTACATATTGTCAACTTCAtgttatgcttttgttttgaatagaCAATTTCTTGTTTAGCTGTAAGCGTAAAGGCCACTTAATAGCTATCAAAAGACAGAAGTTGTAACGGAGTATATAAAATGAATCATATTAGCAGCCCTCTTGATGGGCTGAAGGGAGCCTATCTTTATGATGTAAATAAGTActgcttttaaatattgtgtGATATGCTAGAACTAAAGCTAATTTActacagtttattttaagttgagTTAAAATTAATCAATGAAGTATATAAAGTATGCCACTACTAATATGTTATGACTTgattacaatatttttgtttctttatgggCCATTTGTCTAATACCCTCAAAGGCCTTTTAATTAAGCCATGATATCTGGAAATTCCTGGATTATTTATGAGTCTACTTTGTcatcttatttgttgttttattaatgttggAGGTTTTTTGTGTAGTGCCTCTTCCTGATTCTGTTCAGCCATGGAGGCTATCACTGACTTTGATTTTCCTAAACTAATAACCTTTAGATTTATTGCTTTGTCAGATCAAATGTTGTTTAGATACATGTGCAGATGAACTGTAATTAGAACTATAATTATCATCATCAGTCAGGACAGTCTTTATTTTACTGGACAAATATAAGATTCTCAATTAAACTGATTGTAGGAATGAATCAACAAGATCAGAAAATTGCTTAACTTTACTGGGTGAAAAGTTCTGATATATTTTGGTTCAACTGAAATGTCCCGACATGCATTCAGTCAGACACTACAAGCTtgatatttaaaactgaaatcttcAGTTCAGTAACAATATTGTTAGTTGATGTTGagtgaaaagttttttgtttgtattaaaaaagaTTCAGAAGCAGAACAGTATATCAATTTTTATATTCATGAACCTGAAAACATTACTTACAAATCAAATAGTTATAGAAAATTGTGGTAGTATTGCTCAATATgaacagataaatatttttatccttgtgttcttctgttgtttctgaGTATATATTTTCTATGTTATGCATTTGATAACATTTAATAACGTCACTGTTACACTTTCTTGatgattattgcaataaatacataaaacacaacTGAATGGCTGTTCTTTGAATATGCAGAAAAATGCTATTAGACATTGTAATGTACGCTTTAATTTTTACTCAGAGAAAAAGTGACACTATTTGCAGCAGGACACACATCAGTGAGGGAGAGCTCACTAGTCCTAGAATAATAGAGAGAAAACTGGTTTAACATGTTATAATAATTCTGCAAAACATAACCTTTTACTTTCCATGCAGCATTCAAGATAATGAATCATAATATCAAAGTGGTTCTAAATactgaaatgcattttactgaatttgaatCTGCTGAATGGTTGGCCTATGTAGTTCTGTGTATAAATAAGGTATGTTGGTCTTTTAAAAAGTATCTTaagacatttgttgtaaatttccCTAATTATAATGcaatgattaaaatgaaattaaatggatggatgtgtcTTAATGAGTTTAATCACGTGTTTAACTTTCCACCACTACCTTATCATGGAGTTCACTCTGCAACAACAACCTCTGTCCTGTAGAATACCAATAACAGCAGTAAAAGCCACTCCCATCTGTCAAGTAAACGGATGGGAGTGGCTGATGGCAGCTCCAGCAAAGGCACGTGTTACATGTTCATTTCCCTAAAGGAAGAGTCACACAGTATTACTGAGCTGAAACGCCACAGCAGAGAGATCAGATGGATTCTGCTAAATTAACTTGCTGTATTTGTTTGGATCTCCTGAAGAGTCCGGCGACTATcccctgtggacacagctactgtatgaaCTGCATCAGATCTTGCTGGGATCGGGAGGATCGAAAAGGAGTCTATAGCTGCCCTCAGTGCAGGAAAAAGTTCCCAAMGAGGCCWGGACTGGTGAAAAACATTGTGTTAGCAGAGTTGGTGGAGGATCTTAAGAAGATTGGACTACAAGCAGCTCCGGCTGGTCACTACTACGCTGGACCTGAAGACGTCGCCTGTGATGTCTGcagtgggaggaagaggaaagctGTCAAGTCCTGTCTGGTCTGTTTAGCCTCGTTTTGTGAGAAACACATCCAACCTCATTATGAGTCTTTTACTTTTAGTAAACATAAACTTGTTGAAGTTTCAGCGAAGCCCCAGCAGAACTTCAGCTCTCGTCATGATGAGGTGAGGAAGATTTTATTCGATAAATATAAAAGAGATCGAAATGAAGCAGAAAGGACAGAGAAACCGGAGTTTGAGGTGATGCGACAACAACTTAAGCAGAGATTTCAGAACCGTGAGAAAGATGTGAAACTGCTTCAGCAGAAGATGGAGTGCATCAGCGTCTCTGATGATAAAACAGAGGAGGACAGCAAGGCGTCATTTCCCTCCTCTGACAAAAGGAGGGTGAAGAGCAGACCTTTATCTGTGCCGCTACCTCCTGGTCCAGACCCAGTCCCAGCTGGTGGTGTCTCTCCAAACATGAAGAAACTGAtcaaaaacttcaacaaagaCCAACCAGCACCTGTACCCACCTCCATTCCAACAAAGATTTGTGGGAAATGTGGCAAGGATCTGTCCAGCACTGAACCAGCTTTGAAGGCAATGGGCAAACTCTTCCACCCCAgctgtttctgctgcaaaaGCTGTCATCGCCCCCTGCAGGGCATGCAGTTCTATGTCAAGGAAGGCTCTCCAGAGTGTAAATGTTGCTATGTGACTTTCCTGCCTCCCTGCTCTAAATGTGGAGAGAAAATCACTGATCGTATCCTGAAGGCCATGGGAAAGTGCTTCCATGTCCGATGCTTCCTGTGCAGCACCTGCTCCTGCAACCTGGATGGACTCCCATTTATCGCAGGTGAAGACGACAAGCCCTACTGCGTACAGGATTACCACAAGCGTTTCTCTCCTCAGTGTGAAACCTGTAAAGAACCCATTGTTCCGGCTCTGGGCAGTGAAGAAACTGTGAAACTGGTGGCTCTGGGGAAGAACTACCACATCAAGTGTTACCAATGTGAGGACTGTGCTCGTCCATTTTCATCTGAAGTAGATAAATATCAAGGTCATCCTGTGGATGGCAGGATTCTGTGTACTAAGTGTCACACCAAGAGGACCAAgatgtgattggctgatgcAGGATCTTTAGGTTGGACCAAATTTAAAAGCATATTAATTAAAGTAATAATTTCAATtcacaaaacaatatttgacaACTTCATGTTGTAGCAGGTTCTACACTGAATTAATGCCTCTTTTTGGCAGATTTCTTATGTACGTTTTCCAAACAACTTTGTTATTTAAAGTGCAGCATATTGTAAAGCACTTCGTAGATTTTAtccaaataattgttttaaaatttcataTCCAATAAGATGAGGCTCATTTGTAACGtttttgacaataaattaaatcaggtgttaaacatacttttcatgtAGTCCATAATTCTGTATTAGAATCTTTGTTTTGTCCGATATAATATTCTAATCTAAATGTCCTGTTTATTAGCTATAAGCATAAAATAATCATGGTCAATAGATATGAAGGCTTGAAATAAttaatctgtgtgtaattaataaCAAGTAGACAGCTGAAAATTATTCTAAGTTATTAGTATTTTGGTTAAtcttactcaagtaaaagtggTCATCCAAAAAATAACCTGAGTaaaagtatttgataaaaagGCCAAAAAGGTCTGAGTTCatcttgtttgtatttcctttttaattcatgtaaaacactttaaattgccttgttgctgaaaatgtgctgtataaataaaatgacctcaCCTTAACTTACTGAGTTCTTGACTTGACTATACTGATTTAATTTGTgagaattatgtaaaaataaatacaaatcagaTGAATGTAAAGGTTCTGGTACTTTGagtgatccatccatccattttcctgcatgcttgtccctcagtggggttgggagggttgctggtgcccatctccagctaacgttccgggcgagaggcggggtcaccctggacaggttgccagtctgtcgcagggcaacacagagacacacaggacacacaaccatgcacacacacactcacacctaggggcaatttggaaaggccaattaacccaacagtcatgtttttggactgtgggaggaaaccggagataAAGTACTCCATGCagaaactccatgcagaaagaccggggccgggaattgaacccagaaccttcttgctgcaaggcaacagctctaccaactgcgccactgtgcagcccctgatatttaattatataaaacatttttttgagtgattaaatagaaataaatttattaaaaataaacataaatttaatACAAATACTTCAGCAGAAGAAACTGGTACCTGTTATATGAGTTTTCAACAACATAAACTCTTTTGAACCATGACATACAGCAGCAGGTTGTGTATACAAGCTAAAGCAGTGAAACGTACTTCCTGTAGCAATGCCTTTTACTCAATCTGTAACAtgatacacacacaaaaaagattttgtgagAYAAATgcaacaaaacctgaaaactaaataattcTGGAGGCAGCAGGTGAAGGTGagataaatgtatgtttttactgTAGACTCAAACTTGTCTTTGACCTGTCRTAAAGCAAACGGAGAGAACCACTCCCCTTACCGCAACACAAAGTTCAGATCTGCCAGTATGAAAAGTTATTTCCTGGTTCCTCCCATTTAAATGTGAGGGCTTGGTAGAATTGCTGCGCTGTAAAGAGCAGGAACTGATCACTGCTGACAATGCAGAGCAGTGAGGAAGAAAAATGGATTCATCCAAATACTCTTGTTCCATATGTTTGGATCTACTGAAGGATCCGGTGACTattccctgtggacacagctactgtatgaaCTGTATTAAATTCTTCTGGGATGGAGAAGATCAGAGGGGAATCTACAGCTGCCCTCAGTGCAGGAAAGAGTTCAAACCGAGGCCTGAACTGGAGaaaaacatcatgttttcaGAGTTGGTGGAGGatctgaaaaaaactgaacttcaagctgctcctgctgatcACTGCGatgctggacctgaagatgtggcctgtgaCGTCTGTACTGGGAGGAAGATGAAAGCTGTCAAGTCCTGCTTGTTCTGCTTGATATCTTATTGTGTGAATCACCTCCAACCTCACTATGACATCCCTGGATTGaagaaacacaagctggtgAATCCCTCCAAGACTCTCCAGGACAACATCTGCACCTGTCAtgatgaggtgatgaagatcTTCTGTCGTACTGATCAGCAGTGTATCTGTTATCTCTGCACTATGGATGAACATAAAGGCCATGAAACAgtcccagctgcagcagaaagagctgagaagcagaagaagctcCAGGAGAGTCGACANNNNNNNNNNNNNNNNNNNNNNNNNNNNNNNNNNNNNNNNNNNNNNNNNNNNNNNNNNNNNNNNNNNNNNNNNNNNNNNNNNNNNNNNNNNNNNNNNNNNNNNNNNNNNNNNNNNNNNNNNNNNNNNNNNNNNNNNNNNNNNNNNNNNNNNNNNNNNNNNNNNNNNNNNNNNNNNNNNNNNNNNNNNNNNNNNNNNNNNNNNNNNNNNNNNNNNNNNNNNNNNNNNNNNNNNNNNNNNNNNNNNNNNNNNNNNNNNNNNNNNNNNNNNNNNNNNNNNNNNNNNNNNNNNNNNNNNNNNNNNNNNNNNNNNNNNNNNNNNNNNNNNNNNNNNNNNNNNNNNNNNNNNNNNNNNNNNNNNNNNNNNNNNNNNNNNNNNNNNNNNNNNNNNNNNNNNNNNNNNNNNNNNNNNNNNNNNNNNNNNNNNNNNNNNNNNNNNNNNNNNNNNNNNNNNNNNNNNNNNNNNNNNNNNNNNNNNNNNNNNNNNNNNNNNNNNNNNNNNNNNNNNNNNNNNNNNNNNNNNNNNNNNNNNNNNNNNNNNNNNNNNNNNNNNNNNNNNNNNNNNNNNNNNNNNNNNNNNNNNNNNNNNNNNNNNNNNNNNNNNNNNNNNNNNNNNNNNNNNNNNNNNNNNNNNNNNNNNNNNNNNNNNNNNNNNNNNNNNNNNNNNNNNNNNNNNNNNNNNNNNNNNNNNNNNNNNNNNNNNNNNNNNNNNNNNNNNNNNNNNNNNNNNNNNNNNNNNNNNNNNNNNNNNNNNNNNNNNNNNNNNNNNNNNNNNNNNNNNNNNNNNNNNNNNNNNNNNNNNNNNNNNNNNNNNNNNNNNNNNNNNNNNNNNNNNNNNNNNNNNNNNNNNNNNNNNNNNNNNNNNNNNNNNNNNNNNNNNNNNNNNNNNNNNNNNNNNNNNNNNNNNNNNNNNNNNNNNNNNNNNNNNNNNNNNNNNNNNNNNNNNNNNNNNNNNNNNNNNNNNNNNNNNNNNNNNNNNNNNNNNNNNNNNNNNNNNNNNNNNNNNNNNNNNNNNNNNNNNNNNNNNNNNNNNNNNNNNNNNNNNNNNNNNNNNNNNNNNNNNNNNNNNNNNNNNNNNNNNNNNNNNNNNNNNNNNNNNNNNNNNNNNNNNNNNNNNNNNNNNNNNNNNNNNNNNNNNNNNNNNNNNNNNNNNNNNNNNNNNNNNNNNNNNNNNNNNNNNNNNNNNNNNNNNNNNNNNNNNNNNNNNNNNNNNNNNNNNNNNNNNNNNNNNNNNNNNNNNNNNNNNNNNNNNNNNNNNNNNNNNNNNNNNNNNNNNNNNNNNNNNNNNNNNNNNNNNNNNNNNNNNNNNNNNNNNNNNNNNNNNNNNNNNNNNNNNNNNNNNNNNNNNNNNNNNNNNNNNNNNNNNNNNNNNNNNNNNNNNNNNNNNNNNNNNNNNNNNNNNNNNNNNNNNNNNNNNNNNNNNNNNNNNNNNNNNNNNNNNNNNNNNNNNNNNNNNNNNNNNNNNNNNNNNNNNNNNNNNNNNNNNNNNNNNNNNNNNNNNNNNNNNNNNNNNNNNNNNNNNNNNNNNNNNNNNNNNNNNNNNNNNNNNNNNNNNNNNNNNNNNNNNNNNNNNNNNNNNNNNNNNNNNNNNNNNNNNNNNNNNNNNNNNNNNNNNNNNNNNNNNNNNNNNNNNNNNNNNNNNNNNNNNNNNNNNNNNNNNNNNNNNNNNNNNNNNNNNNNNNNNNNNNNNNNNNNNNNNNNNNNNNNNNNNNNNNNNNNNNNNNNNNNNNNNNNNNNNNNNNNNNNNNNNNNNNNNNNNNNNNNNNNNNNNNNNNNNNNNNNNNNNNNNNNNNNNNNNNNNNNNNNNNNNNNNNNNNNNNNNNNNNNNNNNNNNNNNNNNNNNNNNNNNNNNNNNNNNNNNNNNNNNNNNNNNNNNNNNNNNNNNNNNNNNNNNNNNNNNNNNNNNNNNNNNNNNNNNNNNNNNNNNNNNNNNNNNNNNNNNNNNNNNNNNNNNNNNNNNNNNNNNNNNNNNNNNNNNNNNNNNNNNNNNNNNNNNNNNNNNNNNNNNNNNNNNNNNNNNNNNNNNNNNNNNNNNNNNNNNNNNNNNNNNNNNNNNNNNNNNNNNNNNNNNNNNNNNNNNNNNNNNNNNNNNNNNNNNNNNNNNNNNNNNNNNNNNNNNNNNNNNNNNNNNNNNNNNNNNNNNNNNNNNNNNNNNNNNNNNNNNNNNNNNNNNNNNNNNNNNNNNNNNNNNNNNNNNNNNNNNNNNNNNNNNNNNNNNNNNNNNNNNNNNNNNNNNNNNNNNNNNNNNNNNNNNNNNNNNNNNNNNNNNNNNNNNNNNNNNNNNNNNNNNNNNNNNNNNNNNNNNNNNNNNNNNNNNNNNNNNNNNNNNNNNNNNNNNNNNNNNNNNNNNNNNNNNNNNNNNNNNNNNNNNNNNNNNNNNNNNNNNNNNNNNNNNNNNNNNNNNNNNNNNNNNNNNNNNNNNNNNNNNNNNNNNNNNNNNNNNNNNNNNNNNNNNNNNNNNNNNNNNNNNNNNNNNNNNNNNNNNNNNNNNNNNNNNNNNNNNNNNNNNNNNNNNNNNNNNNNNNNNNNNNNNNNNNNNNNNNNNNNNNNNNNNNNNNNNNNNNNNNNNNNNNNNNNNNNNNNNNNNNNNNNNNNNNNNNNNNNNNNNNNNNNNNNNNNNNNNNNNNNNNNNNNNNNNNNNNNNNNNNNNNNNNNNNNNNNNNNNNNNNNNNNNNNNNNNNNNNNNNNNNNNNNNNNNNNNNNNNNNNNNNNNNNNNNNNNNNNNNNNNNNNNNNNNNNNNNNNNNNNNNNNNNNNNNNNNNNNNNNNNNNNNNNNNNNNNNNNNNNNNNNNNNNNNNNNNNNNNNNNNNNNNNNNNNNNNNNNNNNNNNNNNNNNNNNNNNNNNNNNNNNNNNNNNNNNNNNNNNNNNNNNNNNNNNNNNNNNNNNNNNNNNNNNNNNNNNNNNNNNNNNNNNNNNNNNNNNNNNNNNNNNNNNNNNNNNNNNNNNNNNNNNNNNNNNNNNNNNNNNNNNNNNNNNNNNNNNNNNNNNNNNNNNNNNNNNNNNNNNNNNNNNNNNNNNNNNNNNNNNNNNNNNNNNNNNNNNNNNNNNNNNNNNNNNNNNNNNNNNNNNNNNNNNNNNNNNNNNNNNNNNNNNNNNNNNNNNNNNNNNNNNNNNNNNNNNNNNNNNNNNNNNNNNNNNNNNNNNNNNNNNNNNNNNNNNNNNNNNNNNNNNNNNNNNNNNNNNNNNNNNNNNNNNNNNNNNNNNNNNNNNNNNNNNNNNNNNNNNNNNNNNNNNNNNNNNNNNNNNNNNNNNNNNNNNNNNNNNNNNNNNNNNNNNNNNNNNNNNNNNNNNNNNNNNNNNNNNNNNNNNNNNNNNNNNNNNNNNNNNNNNNNNNNNNNNNNNNNNNNNNNNNNNNNNNNNNNNNNNNNNNNNNNNNNNNNNNNNNNNNNNNNNNNNNNNNNNNNNNNNNNNNNNNNNNNNNNNNNNNNNNNNNNNNNNNNNNNNNNNNNNNNNNNNNNNNNNNNNNNNNNNNNNNNNNNNNNNNNNNNNNNNNNNNNNNNNNNNNNNNNNNNNNNNNNNNNNNNNNNNNNNNNNNNNNNNNNNNNNNNNNNNNNNNNNNNNNNNNNNNNNNNNNNNNNNNNNNNNNNNNNNNNNNNNNNNNNNNNNNNNNNNNNNNNNNNNNNNNNNNNNNNNNNNNNN
This window harbors:
- the LOC103480893 gene encoding E3 ubiquitin/ISG15 ligase TRIM25-like yields the protein MDSSKYSCSICLDLLKDPVTIPCGHSYCMNCIKFFWDGEDQRGIYSCPQCRKEFKPRPELEKNIMFSELVEDLKKTELQAAPADHCDAGPEDVACDVCTGRKMKAVKSCLFCLISYCVNHLQPHYDIPGLKKHKLVNPSKTLQDNICTCHDEVMKIFCRTDQQCICYLCTMDEHKGHETVPAAAERAEKQKKLQESRQQIHQRIQDQEKDRNSYKYYGVDVDDDDDDDDEDDNYDDEDDDYDDDDNAVVIPVTNPYCSRVGVYLDHRAGILSFYSVSGSHMTLIHEVETTFTQPLHAGIWLSRSKGTSAEFIQLK
- the LOC103480894 gene encoding zyxin-like, translated to MNCIRSCWDREDRKGVYSCPQCRKKFPXRPGLVKNIVLAELVEDLKKIGLQAAPAGHYYAGPEDVACDVCSGRKRKAVKSCLVCLASFCEKHIQPHYESFTFSKHKLVEVSAKPQQNFSSRHDEVRKILFDKYKRDRNEAERTEKPEFEVMRQQLKQRFQNREKDVKLLQQKMECISVSDDKTEEDSKASFPSSDKRRVKSRPLSVPLPPGPDPVPAGGVSPNMKKLIKNFNKDQPAPVPTSIPTKICGKCGKDLSSTEPALKAMGKLFHPSCFCCKSCHRPLQGMQFYVKEGSPECKCCYVTFLPPCSKCGEKITDRILKAMGKCFHVRCFLCSTCSCNLDGLPFIAGEDDKPYCVQDYHKRFSPQCETCKEPIVPALGSEETVKLVALGKNYHIKCYQCEDCARPFSSEVDKYQGHPVDGRILCTKCHTKRTKM
- the LOC103480828 gene encoding tripartite motif-containing protein 16-like, encoding MAQRGNLIEPDKYSCSICLDLLKDPVTIPCGHSYCMNCIKDFWDGEDQRRINSCPQCRKKFSSRLVLMKNFMFAELVEDLKKTGLQAAPADHCYAGPEDVACDVCTGRKMKAVKSCLVCLVSYCGNHLQPHYDVPGLKKHKLVNPSKNLQDNICSRHDEVMKIFCRTDQQSICYLCTMEEHKGHETVPAAAERAEKQKKLQVSRQQIHQRIQDQKKDVKLLQHELEAINVSADKAVEDSEKIFTELIRLLQERSSXXKQQIRSQQETEVSRVKDVQXKLEQEISELKRKDAELEQLSHTEDHNQFLLNYPSLPALSESTHSSSVKICPLRFFRNVTANVSELRDKLQNVLRDTWTNIELIMPVVDVLQPKSEPEPKNKAGFLKYSQEITLDPNTANRKLVLSQGNKKATLMEQQQSYPDHPDRFTDCDQVLSKESLNERCYWEVQWRGGGVNIAVSYKNISRAGWSKECLFGFNDKSWLLCCDTESYTFYNSGVKTPVSGPVSSRIGVYLDHRAGILCFYSVSKTMILLHRVQTRFTQPLHAGIQPYYGSTAEFRKLK